Proteins from a single region of Hypanus sabinus isolate sHypSab1 chromosome 26, sHypSab1.hap1, whole genome shotgun sequence:
- the LOC132381611 gene encoding zinc finger protein 432-like isoform X1, producing MDGQQIPAGGKPFTCSHCGKIFKHFFSLQRHQRVHTGELFVCSECGKGFTRSYELLMHQQIHTGERAFTCSECGKGFTRSSELLTHQRTHTGERPFVCSECGKGFTRSSELLVHQQIHTGESPFACSKCGKGFTRSTELLTHQRIHNRERPFTCSECGKGFTRSSELLAHQRIHTGESPFACSECRKGFTRSSELLAHQRIHTGERPFTCSECGKGFTRSSVLLTHQRIHTGERPFKCSECGKGFTLSSGLVRHQRIHTGERPFACSECGKGFTRLSVLLMHHRVHTGEMPFTCYECGKGFTRSSGLLAHQRIHTGERPFACSECGKGFIRSSQLLVHQRVHTGERPYTCSECGKGFTRSSVLLTHQRIHTGERPFTCSECGKGFTLSYGLLRHQRIHTGERPFTCPECGKNFALSSHLWSHRRTHTKGKV from the coding sequence ATGGACGGCCAGCAGATTCCCGCTGGGgggaagccgttcacctgctctcacTGCGGGAAGATCTTCAAGCATTTCTTCagcctgcagagacaccagcgagtgcACACCGGGGAGTTGTTCGTGTGTTCCGAGTGCGGGAAGGGGTTCACTCGGTCGTACGAGCTTCTGATGCACCAGCagattcacaccggggagcgggcCTTCACCTGCTCCGAGTGCGGGAAGGGGTTCACGCGGTCGTCCGAGCTTCTGACGCACCAGCGAAcgcacaccggggagaggccgtttgtCTGCTCCGAGTGCGGGAAGGGGTTCACGCGGTCGTCCGAGCTACTGGTGCACCAACagattcacaccggggagagcccCTTTGCCTGCTCCAAGTGTGGGAAAGGCTTCACTCGGTCAACCGAGCTACTGACACACCAACGGATTCACaacagggagcggccgttcacctgctccgagtgcgggaagggattcacgcgCTCGTCTGAGCTACTGGcgcaccagcgaattcacaccggggagagcccCTTTGCCTGCTCTGAATGCAGGAAAGGGTTCACTCGTTCATCCGAGCTACTGGCGCACCAACGAATTCACACCGGtgagaggcctttcacctgctcagagtgcgggaagggattcactcgatcgtCTGTCCTTCTGACGCACCAAagaattcacaccggggagaggccctTCAAATGCTCcgagtgtgggaaaggattcactctgtcgtCCGGCCTTGTgagacaccagcgaattcacaccggggagaggccctTCGCTTGCTCTGAGTGCGGGAAGGGGTTCACTCGGTTATCTGTTCTTTTGATGCACCACCGAGTCCACACCGGGGAGATGCCTTTCACCTGCTAcgagtgtgggaaggggttcactcgCTCATCTGGCCTTCTggcacaccagcgaattcacaccggggagaggccctTCGCCTGCTCAGAGTGCGGGAAGGGGTTCATTCGGTCATCCCAGCTTCTGGTGCATCAACGAgtccacaccggggagaggccatacACCTGCAGCGAGTGCGGGAAGgggttcactcggtcatctgtccTTTTGACGCACCAAAGAATTCACACCGgtgagagaccgttcacctgctccgagtgtgggaaaggattcactctgtcgtATGGCCTTCTGAGACACCAAcgaattcacaccggggagaggccattcacctgccctGAATGTGGGAAGAACTTTGCACTGTCATCTCACCTGTGGTCACACCGAAGAACACACACTAAAGGAAAAGTTTAA